The following nucleotide sequence is from Kiritimatiella glycovorans.
TTCCGGCAGGCCGAGACCGTCAAGCGCGAGGAGGGGCGGGCGCTGGCGGATCATCTCGACACCGCCGGACGCATCTCGGTGTCCTCCGATGGGGAAGGGTTCGGGGGATGCGTGGTGCGGCGGCGGAGTCTGCAGAAAGTGATTGAGGTCCGCGTGGAGGAGACGTTTCAGGTGATCCAGTCCCTGCTCCGCGAACGGGGGGTGCTCGACCTCCTCGGGACGGGCGTGGTGCTGGCCGGGGGTGGGTCCTGCCTGGAGGGGGTTCCCGACGCGGCGCATCGGGTCTTCGATACCGCCGTCCAGACGGGCCGGGTGATGGACGTGATCGGCCTCCCGGGCGCGGCGGAAAGCGTGCAGTACGCGGTGGCGGTCGGAGGTCTGCGAGTGGCGGCGGAACAGAAGACCGCGCCGCGCAGACGGCGAAGCGGCGGAAGGCTGTGGCCGGGTGTGTTGCGCCGGCGGAAGAGGAGGGGTGATGGCGGAGGTTCCTGAGGTAAACATGCCGCGTATCATGCTCCTCGGGGTCGGAGGCGCGGGGTTGAATATCCTCGGCCGCGCCCGCGCCCTGTGGCCCGAGGGCCTGCGCCTGGCCGCGATCGACACGGACGCGCAGCATCTGTCCTGCTGCGGCGTGCCGGAGACGCGGCTGATCGGCGAAACCGTGACCCGTGCCTTCAGCACGGGGTCCAGCCCGGACCTCGGCCGCCGCGCGGCGCAGTCCGATGCCTCCGGTATCCGTGCGATGATCGGCGATCTCGACCTCCTGTTCGTGATCGCGGGGCTGGGCGGCGGAACGGCGTCCGGCGCACTGCCGCAGATCATCCGCTGGGCCCGCGCGGACAATATCATGACGATGACCTTCGCGGTCATGCCGTTCGAGTTTGAACCGGAGGCGGCGAGGCGGCACGCCGAGCAGGCCCTGCAGGAACTCCGGGCGGCGTCCAATGTGGTCGTTCCCGTACGCAACGATCTCCTGGCGGAGGAAAACGACGAACGGACGATCCAGGAGTCGCTGGCCCTTGCGGATCGGTGGATCCTGCCGGGCGTGGCCGCGCTGGCGCGTATTTTCTGCGAGGACGGTGTGATCAACCTGGATTTCGGAGCAGTCGGCGCCATGCTGCAGGGCGGGGAGGGGCAGGCGGTGTTCGCCTGCACGGAAGTGGACCGCGAGGCCGCGTCGGGGGCGGTGGAGCAGCTGTTCCGCCACCCGCTGCTCGGCGGAGACGAGTCGATCGGCCGTGCACGCGGCGGGCTGATCGGTTTGACGGCGGGGAATGATTTCCGCCTGACCGAACTGCGAAGCATGGTCTCGGAATGGAGCGCCCGCCTGCCCGAACCCGCGGTCCGCAACTGGGGCGTGTCGTTGAACGAGGGGATGAGTGCCCGGCTCGGGCTGGTTACGCTGCTGATGCTCGCGCCGGAGGAGGAAGAGGAGGCCGGGGAAGAACGGCAGGACGGCGGGGAAGGGGAGCGCCGGGGTCGGCGTCCCGTGCAGATCGAGATGGATATCGACGCCAGCCCGCGCGGCCCCTTCGCGAAACTCGAACCCACGCTCTTCCGCGGACAGAACCTCGACGAACCCACCTACCTGCGGCGCAATATCAGGATTTCCCGCTGACGCAGCCCGCGCCCTCCGGGAAAAGATAACGGCCCTGGTCCGCTGCGCGGACCTGCGGGCCTACTACGAACGTAAGAGAGAACGCACCATTTCTTTGCCTGTGCTCTTCTCATTCATCTTTGCGATTTCCGGGTAGGGCGCGATCTCTCCGCCTTCGGCCCTTTATGCCTTCGGCGGACAGGCTAAGCGCGCCGGGTCTGCGGACGGCCTTCTGCTGTCCAGCAGAATCCCTGCCTTCACATGAAGAACATGAAGGTGGGTTGAGGGGGGTGAACATAATTCGTACTCGTACTCGTACGCGTACTCGGAGCGCCGAAGGCGCGATCCCATCCCCCGATT
It contains:
- a CDS encoding cell division protein FtsZ, which codes for MAEVPEVNMPRIMLLGVGGAGLNILGRARALWPEGLRLAAIDTDAQHLSCCGVPETRLIGETVTRAFSTGSSPDLGRRAAQSDASGIRAMIGDLDLLFVIAGLGGGTASGALPQIIRWARADNIMTMTFAVMPFEFEPEAARRHAEQALQELRAASNVVVPVRNDLLAEENDERTIQESLALADRWILPGVAALARIFCEDGVINLDFGAVGAMLQGGEGQAVFACTEVDREAASGAVEQLFRHPLLGGDESIGRARGGLIGLTAGNDFRLTELRSMVSEWSARLPEPAVRNWGVSLNEGMSARLGLVTLLMLAPEEEEEAGEERQDGGEGERRGRRPVQIEMDIDASPRGPFAKLEPTLFRGQNLDEPTYLRRNIRISR